The window ACTCTTTTCAGCAAATCAGTGGCAATGTTTCCAGATGCCGTTACAGAAAGGGGCAAACGCCATCTTGAAGAATTGGCGGCAATTTCAACAAAAAAATGTAAAAATGTAGTTTTATTTCTCGTCAACGCTCCAGAGGCAAAAATTTTTCTTCCTGATTATCATACAGACCCCAATTTTGCAGAAACCTTTCTAAAAATTCGCGGTAAGCTATCTATAATTCCTTTGGCAATAAAATGGAACAAGAATATGGAAATAAATGAATCCTGCATACGACAGCTGAAAATTCCTTGGAATCTTTTAAAGAAAGAATTCAAGGACAGCGGTTGTTATCTAATCATTCTGAAATCACCAACAGACAAAATTCTATCTATCGGAAGACTTGGGAAAATATGTTTTAAAAAAGGCTATTATATATATGTGGGGTCAGCAAAAAAAAATCTTTTAAAAAGGATTCAAAGGCATCATCGGGAAAAGAAGAAATTGTTTTGGCATATAGACTACATCAGAAAAGAAATGGATTTTATCACAGATTTTCCAGTTAGGACATCTCAGGATCTCGAATGTAAACTTTCAAAAGAGATAAAAAAAATAAGTTCAGGAGAAATCATAGGATTTGGTTCTTCGGACTGCAAGTGTTCATCTCATCTTTTTTACAGCGAAGGCAATCCACTTGCAGAACCAAAATTTATGAAATTACTTTTATATTATAGGCTTGAACGATTGACAACTATGCTTTAAAAAATACTTTGATAGTAGAATCAACCGATATTGCGAAGATCAACAAAATCTTCCTTTGCAGGAAATTTGATAAGTCTGCTTCCTTTTTTTCTTTTTACAATGCTGATCTTCTTCTTTACTATGAAATTTAAAGAATCATAGGGTTCGATGTGCCTTTTAACAAACTCATCAAGCTCCTTTTTTTTATGGGAACCTAAAACAGCAACTGAACTTTTGAGGAAAGAGTCTATAACCCTTTTGCCGGGGACAGCATAATTAACCAGATAGTTTTCATTATCAGGATAAAGTTTGACAAAATCATTCAATCTAATTTTTTTTGTGATCATTTCAAATTTTGAAACTATCTCGCAAGCTTCATTTTCTGAAATATGGTCTATCTCTGCATTTAAATCCTTCAGCAAATTTTCCTTCTGCAAAGATATTTTTGCTATTTTCTCATTCAAAAACTCTCCAACTACTGAGCATTTCAGGGATTCCTCCAAATTGTTGCGGAATTTCTTGATGACATAAAAATTTACCCGATCCCTTGCCTGTATATATATAGGGACAAAAGGATCGCCAAAAGGGCCGTCGCAAACAGCAGTCTCCTTATCCAACTCCAATTCAACAACCCTATGGTTGAAATGCCTATTTATCAAAGAGGTGCGGTCATTTTCAT is drawn from Candidatus Schekmanbacteria bacterium and contains these coding sequences:
- the sfsA gene encoding DNA/RNA nuclease SfsA, whose amino-acid sequence is MTLFKKIIKAKFLSRPNRFLVNCIVDGSKISAYLPNPGRLYELFFVNSTLYLEKNEKRDRKTKYTVVAVERDNSPVMLHTHRTNDIVEYLIKKNLVPKLKNISEIRREVKFGKSRFDFSIMKENKRILLEVKSCTLFSKSVAMFPDAVTERGKRHLEELAAISTKKCKNVVLFLVNAPEAKIFLPDYHTDPNFAETFLKIRGKLSIIPLAIKWNKNMEINESCIRQLKIPWNLLKKEFKDSGCYLIILKSPTDKILSIGRLGKICFKKGYYIYVGSAKKNLLKRIQRHHREKKKLFWHIDYIRKEMDFITDFPVRTSQDLECKLSKEIKKISSGEIIGFGSSDCKCSSHLFYSEGNPLAEPKFMKLLLYYRLERLTTML